The nucleotide window CGATTACACATGTGGATCAAAAACCAGTGGAGTTTGCAAAACTATCATTCGACACAAGACCCACGCAAACACTAGGCTTCATCACCATTCATTTTCCGATTGCAACAGTAGAAGTAAAAGAAGGTACTTCTAAAGAAACACTTGAAACTGTTTTGCTAGCTTTAAAATCTATATGCTAGGCGACATCACAGTAGCAAAGGAAATCTACTTTGCCTGTGGCTATACAGATATGCGCAAATCGATAGACGGGCTTGCTACCCTTGTTCAAGAAACCTTCGGAATGGATCCTTTTACCCCTAGACTCTATCTGTTCTGTGGCAGAAGACGTGATCGCCTCAAAGCACTGCTTTGGGAAGGCGATGGATTCATCCTCTTGTATAAACGTCTTGAAAACGGAAGCTTCCAATGGCCCCGATCGACAGAGCAAATCAAATCTCTTACCTGGCAGGAATTGAAATGGTTATTAGATGGCTTAGCAATTGAACAACCAAAGGCGATTAAACCAGTAAAACCAGGCGCAATTTGTTGAATAAAAAGTTGCTACAAACCGCGCCAATACTGGTTTTTTGCCTGTTTTCATGGTATAATTTAACCATGAAAATGATGGGAGACAA belongs to Desulfuribacillus stibiiarsenatis and includes:
- the tnpB gene encoding IS66 family insertion sequence element accessory protein TnpB (TnpB, as the term is used for proteins encoded by IS66 family insertion elements, is considered an accessory protein, since TnpC, encoded by a neighboring gene, is a DDE family transposase.), encoding MLGDITVAKEIYFACGYTDMRKSIDGLATLVQETFGMDPFTPRLYLFCGRRRDRLKALLWEGDGFILLYKRLENGSFQWPRSTEQIKSLTWQELKWLLDGLAIEQPKAIKPVKPGAIC